Genomic window (Gymnogyps californianus isolate 813 chromosome 2, ASM1813914v2, whole genome shotgun sequence):
gagatgatgactgagaaacagagagatACTAGGTATTTCTGGAACAATACTCCTGAAAAAAGCGATTATGAGGCTGTAGAAGCCCTTATTTCTATGAGTTGCAACTGGAAATCAGACTtcaaaaaacatgcagaaatgagACCTATAACTCCAGCATCTGATATGTCAGAAGAGAGTGACGAGACTTTGCTTCCTGGAGCAGCGGACTTTAATGCAATACCAGCATTTGTAAGTTTTTGAATTTGTACGTCTGCGTGCTTGTTTTTAACAATTAGTGTGGCGATGTGTTGGTAACGCACCCCCCTTACTGTGTCTCTCTCCCCCGCACAGTGCCTGACCCCCCCCTACAGCCCTTCCGACTTCGAGATGTCGCAGGTCGCACCGGCGCCTGCTGCAGCACTCAGCAAGTCGCTGGCCGAGGCTGCCAAGCCTCCTCTGGCTGCACCTCGGAGGGAGGCGGAGAGGCCTCCAGCAGCCGGGCCTCTGAAGGCTCAAGCCACGAGTGTTATCCGCCACACGGCTGATGCCCAGCTTTGTAATCGCAAAACCTGCCCGGTGAGAACAGCCAGTGTGCTGAAGTACCAAGACAGCGTTTCGAGGGAAACAAACAGTAAACAAAACGCCGAAGCAGAACATTCGGTGTGTTCCGCCGTGGCGCCGAGCAGAGCCAGTGATGAGAGCGGTGAACTGCCggtggcagaaggaaaaaatgcagaaccGGCTGTCGGTCCGGTGCCCTTGACAAAGCCCTCAGTCAGCAGGCATCAGCCTGTCCCTGGGTCGGCACAGCAGTCGGCGGCGGTGGCACCGCCGTGCCCTGCCCAAGGCAGTGGAGCCCCCCCCGTGCCAGTGATTTGCCAGATGGTCCCGCTGCCCGCAAACAACAACGTTGTGACGGCCGTAGTGCCCAACACCACGCCAAGCCCGCAGCCGGCTCTCTGTCAGCCCATGGTCTTCATGGGCACCCAAGTCCCCAAAGGTGCTGTTATGTTTGTTGTGCCCCAGCCAGTTGTGCAGAGCACAAAGGCTCCCATTATTAGTCCGAATGGCACGAGACTCTCTCCCATTGCCCCTGCTCCCGGCTTCGTACCT
Coding sequences:
- the KLF10 gene encoding Krueppel-like factor 10; its protein translation is MEMMTEKQRDTRYFWNNTPEKSDYEAVEALISMSCNWKSDFKKHAEMRPITPASDMSEESDETLLPGAADFNAIPAFCLTPPYSPSDFEMSQVAPAPAAALSKSLAEAAKPPLAAPRREAERPPAAGPLKAQATSVIRHTADAQLCNRKTCPVRTASVLKYQDSVSRETNSKQNAEAEHSVCSAVAPSRASDESGELPVAEGKNAEPAVGPVPLTKPSVSRHQPVPGSAQQSAAVAPPCPAQGSGAPPVPVICQMVPLPANNNVVTAVVPNTTPSPQPALCQPMVFMGTQVPKGAVMFVVPQPVVQSTKAPIISPNGTRLSPIAPAPGFVPSAAKTTPPVDSSRIRSHICSYPGCGKTYFKSSHLKAHIRTHTGEKPFSCSWKGCERRFARSDELSRHRRTHTGEKKFACPMCERRFMRSDHLTKHARRHLSAKKLPNWQMEVSKLNDIAVPPTSATAQ